A stretch of Catenulispora sp. GP43 DNA encodes these proteins:
- a CDS encoding TIGR00730 family Rossman fold protein: MSTARMPARRSGNIGVFCGSRAGTKPQYIAVAAEFGAALAARDAGLVYGAGGVGVMGAVAQAAIEAGAQVTGVIPHELFERERPDLLGVELFVARSMHERKALMYRLSSAFAVLPGGFGTLDELMEVATWNQLGFHDKPVVLLNVAGFFDPLVALLDHMHAEGFFTAAERALIQVAEDCEQALDLLGHARRVPVAAGSENAA; the protein is encoded by the coding sequence ATGAGCACCGCCCGGATGCCGGCCCGCCGCAGCGGGAACATCGGCGTGTTCTGCGGTTCCCGGGCCGGGACGAAGCCGCAGTACATCGCGGTCGCGGCCGAGTTCGGGGCGGCGCTGGCCGCCCGGGACGCCGGACTGGTGTACGGCGCCGGCGGCGTCGGCGTGATGGGCGCGGTGGCGCAGGCCGCGATCGAGGCCGGCGCCCAGGTGACCGGGGTGATCCCGCACGAGCTCTTCGAGCGAGAGCGGCCCGACCTGCTCGGCGTGGAGCTGTTCGTCGCGCGCTCCATGCACGAGCGCAAAGCCCTGATGTACCGGCTCTCCTCGGCGTTCGCGGTGCTGCCCGGCGGCTTCGGCACGCTGGACGAGCTGATGGAGGTCGCCACCTGGAACCAGCTGGGCTTCCACGACAAGCCGGTGGTCCTGCTCAACGTCGCGGGGTTCTTCGACCCGCTGGTCGCGCTGCTGGACCACATGCACGCGGAGGGCTTCTTCACCGCGGCCGAGCGGGCGCTGATCCAGGTCGCCGAGGACTGTGAGCAGGCGCTGGACCTGCTCGGACACGCGCGCCGGGTCCCAGTCGCGGCGGGATCGGAGAACGCGGCATGA
- the sbnB gene encoding 2,3-diaminopropionate biosynthesis protein SbnB, which translates to MLIIRGREVREILDGRENDLIDLVGQAYAAHARGASMLPHSVFLRFPDDARNRIIGLPGYLGGEHESAGMKWIASFPGNLEAGLERASAVLVLNSPRTGRAQALLEASLISAKRTAASAALGAALLVPDPERVSGVGLIGTGVINAEILAFLAAKLPALAAATVFDQDPERAREFVDKAAKRLPGLRFAVAATIEEALGAHELVSFATTAATPHVGLEACRPGATVLHISLRDLFPDAIRGAQNVVDDTNHVLRERTSLDLARQQTGDHAFVDAQIGDLLAGRSDFRRDPERVAVYSPFGLGVLDLALARLVFDDAREQGVGVAVPDFLDGEDS; encoded by the coding sequence ATGCTCATCATCAGAGGGCGCGAGGTTCGGGAGATCCTCGACGGCCGCGAGAACGACCTGATCGACCTGGTCGGGCAGGCCTACGCGGCGCACGCGCGGGGCGCGTCGATGCTGCCGCACTCGGTGTTCCTGCGCTTCCCCGACGACGCGCGCAACCGCATCATCGGACTGCCCGGCTACCTGGGCGGTGAGCACGAGAGCGCCGGCATGAAGTGGATCGCCTCCTTCCCCGGCAACCTGGAGGCCGGACTGGAGCGGGCCAGCGCCGTGCTGGTGCTCAACTCCCCGCGCACCGGCCGCGCGCAGGCGCTGCTGGAGGCCTCGCTCATCTCGGCGAAGCGCACCGCGGCCAGTGCCGCCCTGGGTGCCGCGCTGCTGGTGCCGGACCCGGAGCGGGTGAGCGGCGTCGGCCTGATCGGGACCGGCGTGATCAACGCCGAGATTCTCGCCTTCCTGGCTGCCAAGCTGCCCGCGCTGGCCGCGGCGACGGTGTTCGACCAGGACCCCGAGCGGGCCCGGGAGTTCGTCGACAAGGCCGCCAAGCGCCTGCCGGGCCTGCGCTTCGCCGTCGCCGCGACGATCGAGGAGGCGCTCGGCGCGCACGAGCTGGTCTCGTTCGCCACGACGGCGGCGACCCCGCACGTCGGGCTCGAAGCGTGCCGGCCGGGCGCCACGGTGCTGCACATCTCGCTGCGCGACCTGTTCCCGGACGCGATCCGCGGCGCGCAGAACGTGGTCGATGACACCAACCACGTCCTGCGCGAGCGGACTTCGCTGGACCTGGCCCGCCAGCAGACCGGCGACCACGCCTTCGTCGACGCCCAGATCGGCGATCTGCTGGCCGGGCGCTCGGACTTCCGGCGCGACCCGGAGCGCGTCGCGGTCTACTCGCCGTTCGGTCTCGGCGTGCTCGACCTGGCCCTGGCCCGGCTGGTCTTCGACGACGCGCGCGAGCAGGGCGTCGGCGTGGCCGTGCCCGACTTCCTGGACGGGGAGGACTCATGA
- the sbnA gene encoding 2,3-diaminopropionate biosynthesis protein SbnA, with translation MADHALTGILSAVGNTPLVELERVPAGFDGRLFAKLERFNPGGSIKDRPAISMLMGEIRSGRLIPGRSVVVESSSGNLAVGLAQVCRYHDIRFICVVDAKTTEQNLAILRALHAEVEVVTEPDADGEYLSVRLRRVRELVRSIPHAYWPNQYANEMNPRAHFSTMNEIVEALDGRLDYLFTATSTTGTLLGCKRYVREHGLATKVVAVDAVGSVLFEPGPPTGPPVRRLIPGHGASVRSALFEPDTADEVVHVTDLECVVGCRRLSLREALLAGGSSGATLAAFERLRPRIAPGSLCVLIFPDGGDRYLHTIYSDSWVQEHFGEVSHLWKTPDSTAAAGHGKG, from the coding sequence GTGGCAGATCACGCACTCACCGGCATTCTATCCGCTGTCGGCAACACCCCGCTTGTGGAACTTGAGCGTGTGCCGGCCGGGTTCGACGGCCGGCTCTTCGCCAAGTTGGAACGGTTCAATCCGGGCGGCAGCATCAAGGACCGCCCGGCGATCAGCATGCTGATGGGCGAGATCCGCTCGGGCCGGTTGATCCCGGGCCGGTCGGTCGTCGTCGAATCCTCCTCCGGAAACCTCGCCGTCGGCCTGGCCCAGGTCTGCCGGTACCACGACATCCGCTTCATCTGTGTCGTGGACGCCAAGACCACCGAGCAGAACCTCGCGATCCTGCGGGCGCTGCACGCCGAGGTCGAGGTGGTGACCGAGCCGGACGCCGACGGGGAGTACCTGTCGGTGCGCCTGCGCCGGGTCCGGGAACTCGTGCGGTCGATCCCGCACGCGTACTGGCCGAACCAGTACGCCAACGAGATGAACCCCCGGGCCCACTTCTCGACCATGAACGAGATCGTCGAGGCGCTGGACGGCCGGCTGGACTACCTGTTCACCGCGACCAGCACCACCGGCACCCTGCTGGGCTGCAAGCGGTACGTGCGCGAGCACGGGCTGGCCACCAAGGTGGTCGCGGTGGACGCGGTGGGCAGCGTGCTATTCGAGCCCGGCCCGCCCACCGGCCCGCCGGTGCGCCGGCTGATCCCGGGCCACGGCGCCTCGGTCCGCTCCGCGCTGTTCGAGCCGGACACCGCCGACGAGGTGGTGCACGTCACCGACCTGGAGTGCGTGGTCGGCTGCCGCCGGCTGAGCCTGCGCGAGGCGCTGCTGGCCGGCGGCTCCTCCGGGGCGACGCTGGCCGCGTTCGAGCGGCTGCGGCCGCGCATCGCGCCGGGCTCGCTGTGCGTGCTGATCTTCCCCGACGGGGGCGACCGCTACCTGCACACCATCTATTCCGACAGCTGGGTGCAGGAGCACTTCGGCGAAGTCTCGCACCTGTGGAAGACCCCTGATTCAACCGCCGCGGCGGGGCACGGGAAAGGTTGA
- a CDS encoding TauD/TfdA family dioxygenase has protein sequence MDHAWSAEAGDITLTAAERATVAGLGAELVGREYPRIDEQAWVTRAREHSAGLPDRLRAAIRAYRHDPGVDGLLLVRNLPIEGAGLPPTPMVAESVERIPTGPAAVIALLASSLGELAAYRAEKGGALVQNVVPVPGREGSQSNAGSVSLEMHVENAFHPHRPDYVGLLCLRNDHEGQAGTVVSSIRRALEHLPAAAREVLHGERFVTAPPPSFSAGDGGAPHAVLTGAHEDPDVRVDFNATVAADDEAKVALEALREAFTQVSAQLPLAAGELAFVDNRISVHGRTAFTPRYDGRDRWLHRAFVHLDGRRTRGHRPEGAAVLV, from the coding sequence ATGGACCATGCATGGAGCGCCGAAGCCGGTGACATCACCCTGACCGCGGCCGAGCGCGCGACGGTGGCCGGGCTCGGCGCGGAACTGGTCGGCCGGGAGTATCCGAGGATTGACGAACAGGCCTGGGTCACCCGGGCCCGGGAGCACAGCGCCGGGCTGCCCGACCGGCTGCGCGCGGCGATCCGCGCCTACCGGCACGATCCCGGCGTCGACGGCCTGCTGCTCGTCCGCAACCTGCCGATCGAGGGAGCAGGGCTGCCGCCGACCCCGATGGTGGCCGAGTCGGTCGAGCGGATCCCGACCGGGCCGGCCGCTGTCATCGCGCTGCTCGCCTCGAGCCTGGGCGAGCTGGCCGCCTACCGCGCGGAGAAGGGCGGCGCGCTGGTGCAGAACGTGGTGCCGGTGCCCGGCCGGGAGGGCAGCCAGAGCAACGCCGGGTCCGTGTCGCTGGAGATGCACGTGGAGAACGCCTTCCACCCGCACCGCCCGGACTATGTAGGCCTGCTGTGCCTGCGCAACGATCACGAAGGACAAGCCGGGACCGTGGTCTCCTCGATCCGCCGGGCCCTGGAGCACCTGCCGGCCGCCGCGCGCGAGGTGTTGCACGGCGAGCGCTTCGTCACGGCCCCGCCGCCCTCGTTCTCCGCCGGCGACGGCGGGGCGCCGCACGCGGTGCTCACCGGCGCTCATGAGGACCCTGATGTGCGCGTCGACTTCAACGCGACCGTCGCCGCGGACGACGAGGCGAAGGTGGCCCTGGAGGCGCTGCGCGAGGCCTTCACCCAGGTCAGTGCCCAGCTCCCGCTGGCCGCCGGCGAACTGGCCTTCGTGGACAACCGGATCTCCGTCCACGGCCGCACCGCCTTCACCCCGCGCTACGACGGCCGGGACCGGTGGCTGCACCGCGCCTTCGTGCATCTGGACGGGCGGCGGACCCGGGGGCATCGGCCGGAAGGGGCCGCGGTACTGGTCTGA
- a CDS encoding LuxR C-terminal-related transcriptional regulator: MLERTRRVEKELRDLLGELRDVLRHGGAPPLPEHELTGLAEREREGRPTHLIRGMTRINEAIRLILEWSHKEVLLAQPGGARSKPTLNSALPTHLDCLNRGVVTRTLYQHPARYDQPTRDYVRATAEHGAQFRTLDEFFDRLIVVDRHVVIVPTNSERTEAAMFTDPAVARFAADLFERFWSRAIDFEPAGPVETASLVGTEVQEAIKRLVIEGKTDEQIGRRVGLKPRAVQNHLQRIKNELGAKSRSELCFLLGRQSVLDDLALEETQRE; encoded by the coding sequence TTGCTGGAGCGTACCCGCCGTGTGGAGAAGGAGCTGCGCGACCTTCTCGGCGAACTGCGCGACGTGCTGCGCCACGGCGGTGCTCCGCCGCTGCCCGAGCACGAGCTGACCGGGCTCGCCGAGCGCGAGCGCGAAGGCCGGCCGACACACCTGATCCGGGGCATGACGCGGATCAACGAGGCCATCCGGCTGATCCTGGAGTGGTCGCACAAAGAGGTGCTGCTGGCCCAGCCCGGCGGCGCCCGGTCCAAGCCGACGCTGAACAGTGCGCTGCCCACCCACCTGGACTGCCTCAACCGCGGCGTGGTCACCAGGACCCTGTACCAGCATCCCGCGCGCTACGACCAGCCCACGCGGGACTACGTGCGGGCCACCGCCGAGCACGGGGCCCAGTTCCGGACCCTGGACGAGTTCTTCGACCGGCTCATCGTCGTGGACCGGCACGTGGTGATCGTCCCCACCAACTCCGAGCGCACCGAGGCGGCGATGTTCACCGACCCCGCGGTGGCCCGCTTCGCCGCGGACCTGTTCGAGCGCTTCTGGAGCCGGGCCATCGACTTCGAGCCCGCCGGCCCGGTGGAGACCGCGTCCCTGGTCGGCACCGAGGTGCAGGAGGCCATCAAACGGCTGGTCATCGAGGGCAAGACCGACGAGCAGATCGGCCGGCGGGTCGGGCTCAAGCCGCGCGCGGTGCAGAACCACCTGCAGCGGATCAAGAACGAGCTCGGCGCGAAATCCAGATCCGAGCTGTGTTTCCTGCTGGGCCGGCAGAGCGTGCTGGACGACCTCGCGCTGGAGGAGACGCAGCGTGAGTAG
- a CDS encoding thioesterase II family protein, with product MTQDAARRALKKWFPFSEEPAPGLPLYALPHAGGGASAYRGWIAELAPAIRVVPVQLPGREGRFGEPLPASLPALAAEAARAVLGHTPDGPFALFGHSMGALVAYELATALAAAGRAPTALVVSGFRAPQLLRDRLGVHLMTDGQLREHLRALGGSQSEILDDAAMLELLAPTIRADYRMCDDYVCGYHPPLELPVSAIGGTNDSRVSAEHLQAWQMVTTGPFRTRRFPGGHFYLRDQRDEVLEFLAEELMGIHR from the coding sequence ATGACGCAGGACGCCGCACGCCGAGCCCTGAAGAAGTGGTTCCCCTTCAGCGAGGAACCGGCTCCCGGACTGCCCTTGTACGCGCTGCCGCACGCCGGCGGCGGAGCGTCGGCCTATCGGGGGTGGATCGCCGAGCTCGCCCCGGCGATCCGCGTCGTGCCGGTCCAGCTGCCCGGACGCGAGGGCCGCTTCGGCGAACCCCTTCCCGCCTCGCTTCCGGCCCTCGCGGCCGAGGCGGCCCGTGCCGTGCTCGGCCACACCCCGGACGGCCCGTTCGCCCTGTTCGGCCACAGCATGGGCGCCCTGGTCGCCTACGAGCTCGCCACCGCGCTGGCCGCGGCCGGACGTGCCCCGACCGCCCTGGTGGTGTCCGGGTTCCGGGCGCCGCAGCTGCTGCGCGATCGCCTCGGCGTGCATCTGATGACCGACGGCCAGCTCCGCGAACATCTGCGGGCGCTGGGCGGATCCCAGTCCGAGATCCTGGACGACGCGGCCATGCTGGAACTGCTCGCCCCGACGATCCGCGCGGACTACCGGATGTGTGACGACTATGTGTGCGGCTACCACCCTCCGCTGGAGCTGCCGGTGTCCGCCATAGGTGGAACGAACGATTCCCGCGTCAGTGCGGAGCACCTGCAAGCCTGGCAAATGGTGACCACCGGGCCGTTCCGGACGCGGCGCTTCCCCGGCGGCCATTTCTATCTGCGCGATCAACGCGACGAGGTCCTGGAATTCCTTGCGGAGGAACTCATGGGGATTCACCGTTAG
- a CDS encoding M20/M25/M40 family metallo-hydrolase, with protein sequence MTLSQGTDLQVCAERLLDDIAGFAKFGERPDGGVDRIAGSPADLEGRAWLLRRVAEAGLAGSTDEIGNVFAAAPDGEDRYLLTGSHTDTVPGGGWLDGAYGVIAALEVLRTLHENRHPAARMVRMTGFFDEEGARPDSPGGLIGSTAFADSAGIAGVEAFLELHIEQGPRMETAGWDLAVVQGIVGIDRYAVTMNGSANHAGTTPMRQRADAGMAATNLAVRLRQIAAAIDPAMVVTVGFMEFVPGAPNVIPGEARLVAEFRSGSEHALDAVGSALRYAAQTVAAAERCTCDVVRISAKPVTVFDARLCRMLETALDRAGGTATRLLSYAGHDASVLAARVPTAMIFVPSTAGVSHNPKEDTPEPQLVRGAQALLESVIEYASAKVRV encoded by the coding sequence ATGACGTTATCGCAGGGTACGGATTTGCAGGTCTGCGCCGAGCGCCTCCTCGACGACATCGCCGGCTTCGCGAAGTTCGGCGAGCGACCCGATGGCGGCGTGGACCGGATCGCCGGCTCCCCGGCCGATCTGGAGGGCCGTGCCTGGCTGCTGCGGCGGGTCGCCGAGGCGGGGCTGGCCGGCTCGACGGACGAGATCGGCAACGTCTTCGCCGCCGCGCCGGACGGCGAAGATCGTTACCTGCTCACCGGATCCCACACCGACACGGTGCCCGGCGGCGGGTGGCTCGACGGTGCCTACGGCGTGATCGCGGCGCTGGAAGTGCTGCGCACACTGCACGAGAACCGGCATCCGGCCGCGCGTATGGTCCGGATGACAGGGTTCTTCGACGAGGAGGGCGCGCGTCCGGACTCGCCCGGCGGCCTGATCGGCTCCACGGCGTTCGCCGACTCGGCGGGCATCGCCGGGGTCGAGGCCTTCCTGGAACTGCACATCGAACAGGGCCCCCGGATGGAGACCGCCGGCTGGGATCTGGCGGTGGTGCAGGGCATCGTCGGCATCGACCGGTACGCCGTGACCATGAACGGCTCGGCCAACCACGCCGGCACCACGCCGATGCGGCAGCGCGCCGACGCCGGCATGGCCGCGACGAACCTGGCGGTCCGGCTGCGCCAGATCGCCGCCGCCATCGATCCGGCGATGGTGGTCACCGTCGGCTTCATGGAGTTCGTCCCCGGCGCCCCCAACGTCATCCCCGGCGAGGCCCGCCTGGTGGCCGAGTTCCGGTCCGGATCCGAGCACGCGCTGGACGCCGTGGGCTCCGCGCTCCGGTACGCGGCGCAGACCGTCGCCGCAGCCGAGCGGTGCACCTGCGACGTCGTCCGCATCTCGGCCAAGCCGGTGACGGTCTTCGACGCGCGACTGTGCCGGATGCTCGAGACCGCCCTGGACCGGGCCGGCGGAACCGCCACCCGGCTGCTCAGCTACGCCGGCCACGACGCCAGCGTCCTGGCCGCCAGGGTGCCGACCGCGATGATCTTCGTGCCCAGCACCGCCGGGGTCAGCCACAATCCGAAGGAGGACACCCCCGAGCCGCAGCTGGTCCGCGGGGCGCAGGCGCTGCTCGAATCAGTCATCGAATACGCCTCGGCTAAGGTGCGGGTATGA
- a CDS encoding condensation domain-containing protein: MTEPTAQVAAPTAPTEPTEPTAQPLSVGQEALWLIHRMAPDSSAYNVVMAARVLGELDLDVLRAALRATAVRHDLMRSAFVEVDGGVRRVVRDAATVRLDLHGLPAGLAEDELHDLVYRSTQEPLRLEESAFRVSFFRRGAEEGVLTLIAHHVATDAGSQGIVMRDLVEACVAGLAGRDPEWPPLPAGWDDQVAAERELLGGPDIAEHEQYWKAVCADAPTVLDLPADRPRPARSALRGATVELRFADELTEQVRAAAFGRGHTPFVFLTGVFQAVVHRHTGQDDFLTGWPTTTRMSRKMRDVAGCFVNSLVLRASLERDTTFEDLFRAVSAQVRQGLSHVGYPFALLPRALGLPHDPARPPLTQIAVTMVTANKLRPLSDILAAGEAGGLQFEAGPLRIRAFDVPQQEGQCDIMLEIIQSSTSIRAFFKYDTALFDRSSMERFADRFLRFVRAAVQDPDLPVGRVPMLSAQERQALLAIGAG, from the coding sequence ATGACCGAGCCGACCGCGCAGGTGGCCGCGCCGACCGCGCCGACCGAGCCGACCGAGCCGACCGCGCAGCCGCTTTCGGTGGGGCAGGAGGCGCTGTGGCTGATCCACCGCATGGCGCCGGACAGCTCCGCCTACAACGTGGTGATGGCCGCCCGGGTCCTGGGCGAGCTCGATCTGGACGTGCTGCGGGCGGCGCTGCGGGCCACCGCGGTGCGCCACGACCTCATGCGCTCGGCGTTCGTCGAGGTCGACGGCGGGGTGCGCCGCGTGGTCCGGGACGCCGCCACGGTGCGGCTGGATCTGCACGGGCTGCCGGCCGGCCTCGCAGAGGACGAGCTCCACGACCTGGTTTACCGCAGCACCCAGGAGCCGTTGCGCCTGGAGGAGTCCGCGTTCCGGGTGTCGTTCTTCCGGCGCGGCGCCGAAGAGGGCGTTCTGACCCTGATCGCGCACCACGTCGCCACCGACGCCGGTTCGCAGGGCATTGTCATGAGAGATCTCGTCGAGGCCTGCGTGGCGGGTCTGGCCGGCCGGGACCCCGAGTGGCCTCCGCTGCCGGCCGGCTGGGACGACCAGGTCGCCGCCGAGCGGGAGCTGCTGGGCGGTCCGGACATCGCAGAGCACGAACAGTACTGGAAGGCGGTCTGCGCCGATGCCCCGACCGTGCTCGACCTGCCGGCCGACCGTCCCCGTCCGGCGCGCTCGGCGCTGCGCGGCGCGACGGTCGAGCTCCGGTTCGCCGACGAGCTCACCGAGCAGGTGCGCGCCGCCGCCTTCGGGCGCGGCCACACCCCGTTCGTCTTCCTGACCGGGGTGTTCCAGGCGGTGGTGCACCGCCACACCGGCCAGGACGACTTCCTCACCGGCTGGCCGACCACCACGCGGATGTCCCGCAAGATGCGCGACGTGGCGGGCTGCTTCGTCAACTCCTTGGTGCTGCGCGCGTCCCTGGAGCGGGACACCACCTTCGAGGACCTGTTCCGCGCGGTGAGTGCCCAGGTGCGCCAGGGTCTGTCCCACGTCGGCTACCCCTTCGCGCTGCTGCCCCGGGCCCTGGGCCTGCCGCACGACCCGGCCCGGCCGCCGCTGACCCAGATCGCGGTGACCATGGTGACGGCGAACAAGCTGCGCCCGCTGTCGGACATCCTGGCCGCCGGGGAGGCCGGCGGGCTCCAGTTCGAGGCCGGGCCGCTGCGGATCCGGGCGTTCGACGTCCCGCAGCAGGAAGGCCAGTGCGACATCATGCTGGAGATCATCCAGAGCAGCACCAGCATCCGGGCCTTCTTCAAGTACGACACCGCGCTGTTCGACCGTTCGAGCATGGAGCGGTTCGCCGACCGGTTCCTGCGCTTCGTGCGGGCCGCGGTCCAGGACCCGGACCTGCCGGTCGGCAGGGTGCCGATGCTCAGCGCGCAGGAACGCCAGGCGCTGCTCGCGATCGGCGCCGGGTGA
- a CDS encoding acyl carrier protein: MSTQTDAAPTADEIRVWLTERIAFYVDTPVERIDPEAKLAELGLDSIYVLTMCGDIEDWLGIVVDTAMVWDHPTVAALADRLAEDVADR; encoded by the coding sequence ATGAGCACTCAGACTGACGCGGCGCCGACCGCGGACGAGATCCGCGTGTGGCTGACCGAGCGGATCGCCTTCTACGTGGACACCCCGGTCGAGCGGATCGATCCGGAGGCCAAGCTCGCCGAGCTCGGGCTGGACTCGATCTACGTGCTGACCATGTGCGGCGACATCGAGGACTGGCTCGGCATCGTGGTGGACACCGCCATGGTCTGGGACCATCCCACGGTCGCCGCGCTCGCCGACCGGCTGGCCGAGGACGTCGCGGACCGATGA
- a CDS encoding DUF4097 family beta strand repeat-containing protein: MPPFRRRSPQAVTRTSPGPARLLGAAAIASAAVLAASACQSSAKDAIDESGSMQQMTADASVSGHVTAVSIQDARHGSVRVRPGGDSGVTIHRTVYYHDSTKPTPGQSLSDGTLTFSNGCSDCYIDYDLTVPASATISAGNSSGQIDVAGVASVDISTDSGPVTIDKVPGTVKVDSSSGTITGTSLGAGAATVHSSSGGIDLAFAQQPASVTTQSSSGGATLALPGGPYAVTVHTSSGGRTVSVPTGSGPAISVTTSSGAVVVKPS; encoded by the coding sequence ATGCCACCCTTCCGCCGTCGTTCCCCTCAAGCCGTCACCCGGACCAGCCCGGGCCCGGCCCGCCTGCTCGGCGCGGCCGCGATCGCCTCGGCGGCCGTGCTCGCCGCGAGCGCATGCCAGTCCTCCGCGAAGGACGCCATCGACGAGAGCGGCTCCATGCAGCAGATGACCGCCGACGCCTCGGTGAGCGGCCACGTCACCGCGGTGTCCATCCAGGACGCGCGCCACGGCTCGGTCCGCGTACGCCCCGGCGGCGACTCCGGCGTGACGATCCACCGCACCGTCTACTACCACGACAGCACCAAGCCGACCCCGGGCCAGTCCCTGTCCGACGGCACCCTGACCTTCAGCAACGGCTGCTCGGACTGCTACATCGACTACGACCTGACGGTCCCGGCCTCGGCGACCATCAGCGCGGGCAACAGCAGCGGCCAGATCGACGTCGCCGGCGTCGCGTCGGTCGACATCAGCACCGACTCCGGTCCGGTCACCATCGACAAGGTACCCGGCACGGTGAAGGTGGACAGCTCCTCCGGCACGATCACCGGCACCAGCCTGGGCGCCGGCGCGGCGACGGTCCACTCCAGCTCCGGCGGCATCGACCTGGCCTTCGCCCAGCAGCCGGCGTCGGTGACCACCCAGAGCAGCTCCGGCGGCGCCACGCTGGCCCTGCCCGGCGGCCCGTACGCGGTGACGGTGCACACCAGCTCCGGCGGGCGGACGGTCAGCGTGCCGACCGGATCGGGGCCGGCGATTTCGGTGACCACGTCGTCCGGGGCGGTGGTCGTCAAGCCGAGCTGA
- a CDS encoding MFS transporter: MRQRGRHAGGPGRRAGRLDQIADSAGSDSPTLSALPALRDNRDFLLLWTGAGLAFVGARISAVAYPMLVLAYTGSASDAGIVGFFTNLPYLLQLMGGVLADRMDRRRLMIACDLGRLAAVATLIAAVACGRFWLPQVAAVAFCDNGLALLYRIAERASVRNLVRPEDLSVALSRNEARQRGAGLIGAPLGSFLFAVTRWAPFASTVVSSAGSLLSLALIRTRFQSGPVRTEGRSVFGDLKTGLVWAWHQPIVRVIAVLIAGSNMLFAALTLSLQVIMRQEYGGSSAKAGVAVGVVFGISGVGGLLGALQASWWARVASLPALVIGCNLAWAVLMPLVAVVRAPVVLGALFAAMGYAGACWNVAAATYQQRVTPDELQGRLLSVAILVAYGTVPIGSMTGGLLLNSWGAVHTVLALGACMAGLAVWTAFSPAVRDLAAAPRPASEPVSQS; this comes from the coding sequence TTGAGACAGCGCGGACGGCACGCGGGCGGGCCGGGTCGGCGGGCCGGCCGGCTGGATCAGATTGCTGATTCGGCCGGGTCGGACTCGCCCACCCTGTCAGCCCTGCCCGCCCTGCGCGACAACCGCGACTTCCTGCTGCTGTGGACCGGCGCGGGCCTGGCCTTCGTCGGCGCGCGGATCAGCGCGGTGGCCTATCCGATGCTGGTCCTGGCCTACACCGGGTCGGCCTCGGACGCCGGGATCGTCGGGTTCTTCACGAACCTGCCGTACCTGCTGCAGCTGATGGGAGGTGTGCTCGCCGACCGGATGGATCGCAGACGTCTGATGATCGCCTGCGACCTCGGCCGGCTCGCCGCCGTCGCCACGCTGATCGCCGCGGTGGCGTGCGGGCGGTTCTGGCTGCCGCAGGTGGCCGCGGTCGCCTTCTGCGACAACGGGTTGGCCCTGCTGTACCGGATCGCCGAGCGGGCCTCGGTGCGCAACCTGGTGCGCCCCGAGGACCTGTCCGTCGCGCTGTCGCGCAACGAGGCGCGCCAGCGCGGCGCCGGGCTGATCGGGGCCCCGCTGGGCAGCTTCCTGTTCGCGGTGACCCGGTGGGCGCCGTTCGCTTCGACCGTGGTCAGCTCGGCGGGGTCGCTGCTGTCGCTGGCGCTGATCCGTACCAGGTTCCAGAGCGGACCGGTGCGGACCGAGGGCCGCTCGGTGTTCGGCGATCTCAAGACGGGCCTGGTCTGGGCCTGGCACCAGCCGATCGTGCGGGTGATCGCCGTGCTGATCGCCGGGAGCAACATGCTCTTTGCGGCGCTGACGCTGTCGTTGCAGGTGATCATGCGCCAGGAGTACGGCGGCTCCAGCGCCAAGGCCGGCGTCGCGGTCGGCGTGGTCTTCGGGATCTCCGGCGTCGGGGGCCTGCTCGGCGCGCTGCAGGCCTCGTGGTGGGCCCGCGTCGCCTCGCTGCCCGCGCTGGTCATCGGGTGCAACCTGGCGTGGGCGGTGCTGATGCCGCTGGTGGCCGTGGTGCGCGCGCCGGTCGTCCTGGGCGCGCTGTTCGCCGCGATGGGATACGCCGGCGCGTGCTGGAACGTGGCGGCCGCGACGTACCAGCAGCGGGTGACCCCGGACGAACTGCAAGGACGGTTACTGTCCGTCGCCATACTCGTCGCTTACGGTACTGTTCCGATCGGGTCTATGACAGGAGGCTTACTTTTGAACTCTTGGGGCGCAGTCCACACTGTGCTGGCGTTGGGGGCGTGCATGGCCGGACTGGCCGTGTGGACCGCGTTCAGCCCGGCGGTCCGCGATCTGGCGGCTGCCCCGCGTCCGGCTTCGGAGCCGGTGTCGCAGTCCTGA